GGGAAGGCCCTCGGTAGCGGCAAGCGGCTCGAGTTGCTGGATCTGCTCGCCCAGGGGGAGCGCACCGTCGATGCACTCGCCCGCGCGTGCGAGCTGGGGTTGACCACGGCGTCCGCGCATCTGCAGACCCTCAAGCAGGCCAATCTGGTGGCCACCCGCCGCGAGGGCACGAAGGTGTTCTACCGGCTCGCCGGTGCGGATGTGGCGCGGCTGTTCGCGATGGTCCGCACGGTCGCCAGCGAGCACCTTCCCGACGTCGAGGCCGCCCGCGCCGCCTACCTGGGTCCGGACACCGATCAGGTGAGCCGCGGCGAGCTGCTCGAGCGGGCCCGGTCCGGGAAGGTGACGGTGCTCGACGTGCGGCCCCGGGAGGAATACGCCGCCGGGCACATCCCGGGCGCGATCTCCATTCCCATCGACGAGCTCGCCGGTCGTCTCGCGGACCTGCCCGCCGACGAGGAGATCGTCGCCTACTGCCGCGGCTCCTACTGCGTGTTCGCCCACGAGGCGGTCCGGTTGCTGACCGACCACGGCCGGCCCGCGGTGCGCCTTGCCGACGGCATGCTCGAGTGGCGCCTCGCGGACCTGCCCGTCGACTCCCACGCCTGACCGATCGGCGCTCGCGGCGCCTCCTGCCGTCGTGACCAGAACCGGAAAGGTAGAAGTGCGCAGCACATGGGCCTCGGACGCATCGCCAGCCGCAATGGTGAACACAGGTTCCGACGCCGTCACCGATATCATCTTGTCAACCAGAAACAGCCGGAGTGGATCAATTGTCCAATTGAATTGGGCGGTTGTTCAAGCGCTCGAATTCGAGAAGATTCTCCGTATTTGGTGAAACTTTTCGAGTGTCGCTGCGATATGCGAAGTAAGCGGTGCACGCGCTCGCGGCTTCCCTGGTGAGGCCGGCGTCACCGTGCCCTATCCGAGTCGGGACTTTTCAGAATCGAAGGTGAGCACGATGAACAAGTTCGCGTTGCGCACAGCTGTTGCCTCAGCCGTCATCGCCCCCGTGATGCTCGTGGGAGCCGGCACCGCAACAGCCGCACCCACTGTCACCGCGGGAGGCAAAGGCGAGATCAGCATTGCGGTACCGGCGGGGGAGAGCTGGAATTGCTTTTCACTCGACTCGAATTTCGGACTGAAAGCCGGCGTCGGAAAGATAGGCGGTTTCGCGTCGGGATCCAACGTGACGGTCTTCTGCTTCGGAAATATGGCCCCGTTCTTCTTCACTGGGAGCGTCAAGGTCACGTAACCAACTCGTCCTGCCGAATCCGCATTCATCTACGAGTGACGGGTCTGCCTGGCACCCCGGTCTGTGGCGGATAGCAGATAGTGCGGGCAGGTGACGACCTGCCGAGGCACCGGGATCGCCTGGTGGTCGGTGTCGAGGTAGAGACGATATGCGAGCTGTCCGCTTCGGTGGGTTCCGGTGTCCGGGTCGACGGCGCCGAGGGGATACCCGTGTGGGGTGTCGACGGTCGAGAAGATCGCACGCGCCCAGTCGGCGGGTTCTGTGGGCGGCAGATAGCGTGGCCGGCCGGTCGCCGCGTCGACGGTGTGCACGATGACCGTGACGGCGAACCCGGCCGCCGCGGGGAACCACTGCTCGGCCGGACGTCGAATGGTGTGAGGACAGTGTGGATCCGCAGTATGTCCGTTCCGGTGCGGGCCGCCGTCGTGATGAGGTGCGGAGCCGCTGAGGTGTCATCGCTGGCCAGGGACGGCAGCGCCTGGTCGTGGTTGGCGCTGGGGTTTGGCGTGCGGGCACGGGCAAGTGTACGGGGCCGCCGATACCGGCTGGCAGGGCTGCGGCGGGTCGTCCGACCAACGACTGTTCTGCCGAATGTAG
This genomic window from Rhodococcus pseudokoreensis contains:
- a CDS encoding ArsR/SmtB family transcription factor; the protein is MGDRIAKTELFDQFARVGKALGSGKRLELLDLLAQGERTVDALARACELGLTTASAHLQTLKQANLVATRREGTKVFYRLAGADVARLFAMVRTVASEHLPDVEAARAAYLGPDTDQVSRGELLERARSGKVTVLDVRPREEYAAGHIPGAISIPIDELAGRLADLPADEEIVAYCRGSYCVFAHEAVRLLTDHGRPAVRLADGMLEWRLADLPVDSHA